Proteins from a single region of Platichthys flesus chromosome 16, fPlaFle2.1, whole genome shotgun sequence:
- the LOC133971335 gene encoding uncharacterized protein LOC133971335: MEVSSQDPSLIAMDLSKSFKPLTRSHTEAMDLAKKPEWYHRRPPSCSADITSSYRSRAASSFNPLSTQPGALVHCRDMEPGSEALGNYMNSTLAPGLDLYHDRVHGNLWHPGFYEPDQSSGPVPESSGGEESDSGSDVIFLVSSAKEPLLCGPFIQDGVRHIVEPLSPAASSLDEGRGCYHLPQPLSSPSPDSSYSEDSSDSSLNIPVHHTRPVVLLSDLSAVYGNPAESPLDITSDDSDVIEVSVSNDKKKSGNFPYKKNISCKKSAMRPTPPQSEEEKTPKEVRRSNRIRKSSSDMQQFTYGVSRHSLRRQAKSDAVGIYNENCDSEDMMEFAVRSSSPEADKMVSQPNVSQRVSSNSAESDMEARTERKSAPRAPQPRLKASYAKCIKQKKPPAIQTTKTLSRTKQKKKLRISPQQDQKSSSCRSVSGNKKTITRRKRKRQTQTGPSALFSPREPEIMLKYAKVKGEKKDKKSDRFCPFVHMALRMCTVVNYQEEEATVRSSRGGQQRTATMSLSGSVPSTSCFQLGRVGSESGSQATLSCSLCGQTANAMGLGDLHGPYYSTTSSLNGQSCRTEQKEEDDAHGLANSHSVNSSDGGCDGHNRSPAIRCLLDRDHESLPKLPPHMDECWIHEDCGIWSASVFLVRGKLYGLEEAARLAQEAVCSSCQQTGAIMGCFQKGCPRNYHYRCAIQSGCVLNEENFSMRCTEHKNRAFTSVTRRHKR; the protein is encoded by the exons ATGGAAGTGTCCTCCCAGGATCCATCTCTCATAGCAATGGATCTGTCAAAGAGCTTCAAGCCCCTGACCCGCAGCCACACTGAAGCCATGGACCTGGCGAAGAAGCCGGAGTGGTACCACAGACGGCCGCCGAGCTGCAGCGCAGACATCACCTCCTCATACAGATCCAGAGCTGCGTCATCCTTCAATCCTCTCTCCACGCAGCCGGGAGCACTCGTCCACTGCAGAGACATGGAGCCGGGATCTGAGGCTTTAGGTAACTACATGAATTCCACCCTCGCTCCAGGACTCGACCTGTACCACGACAGAGTTCACGGCAACCTGTGGCATCCGGGTTTTTACGAGCCCGACCAGAGCAGCGGCCCAGTTCCTGAAAGCAGTGGCGGGGAGGAGAGCGACAGTGGCTCCGATGTTATTTTCCTTGTCTCCTCTGCCAAGGAGCCACTCTTATGCGGCCCCTTCATCCAAGATGGTGTGAGGCACATTGTTGAGCCTCTGTCGCCGGCTGCGTCCTCATTGGATGAAGGGAGAGGTTGCTATCACCTACCTCAGCCTTTGAGTTCGCCCAGCCCTGACAGCTCGTACTCAGAAGACTCCTCAGACAGCTCACTCAACATTCCTGTTCATCACACCAGGCCCGTCGTCCTCCTCTCAGACCTCAGTGCCGTCTACGGCAATCCTGCGGAATCTCCTCTTGATATTACTAGTGATGACAGCGATGTTATCGAAGTTTCAGTCTCTAATGACAAGAAAAAAAGTGGCAACTTTCCTTACAAGAAAAACATCTCTTGTAAGAAGAGCGCGATGAGACCAACTCCACCtcagagtgaggaggaaaagacTCCTAAAGAAGTACGACGTAGCAACAGGATCAGAAAGTCTTCGTCTGACATGCAACAGTTCACTTATGGTGTGTCTCGACACAGTTTAAGGAGACAGGCCAAAAGCGACGCAGTGGGTATTTACAATGAAAATTGTGATTCGGAGGATATGATGGAGTTCGCGGTAAGGTCGTCGAGCCCAGAGGCAGACAAAATGGTGTCACAGCCAAATGTTTCCCAAAGAGTGAGCAGTAATTCAGCCGAGTCTGATATGGAAGCTCGGACCGAGAGGAAATCAGCTCCTCGGGCGCCGCAGCCTCGCCTTAAAGCTTCGTACGCAAAATGCATCAAGCAAAAGAAGCCACCCGCcattcaaacaacaaaaacgTTAAGTagaacaaaacagaagaaaaaactcaGAATCTCTCCACAGCAGGACCAAAAGAGCTCATCCTGCAGGAGTGTGtcaggaaacaaaaaaactatcACCAGAcgaaagagaaaaagacaaactcaGACTGGACcttctgctctgttttctcCCAGAGAGCCAGAAATCATGCTTAAATATGCAAAAGTCAAAGGGGAGAAAAAGGACAAGAAGTCGGACAGGTTTTGTCCCTTCGTTCACATGGCGCTCAGGATGTGCACGGTTGTCAACTATCAAGAAGAGGAGGCGACCGTGCGGAGCAGCCGAGGGGGACAGCAGCGGACAGCCACCATGTCTTTGTCTGGATCTGTTCccagcacttcctgtttccagctgGGTCGGGTCGGCTCAGAGAGCGGGAGTCAGGCCACGTTGTCATGCAGCCTGTGTGGTCAGACGGCCAACGCCATGGGGCTCGGGGACCTTCACGGCCCGTACTATTCCACCACTTCGTCTCTGAATGGCCAGAGCTGCAGGACtgagcagaaagaggaagacGACGCACATGGACTCGCTAATAGCCATTCAGTAAATTCCTCAGACGGTGGTTGTGATGGTCACAACCGCTCTCCTGCCATCAGATGTTTGCTCGACAGGGACCATGAGTCGCTCCCAAAGTTGCCTCCTCATATGGATGAGTGCTGGATCCACGAGGACTGCGGCATCTGGTCCGCCAGCGTCTTCCTCGTCAGGGGAAAGCTCTACGGGTTGGAGGAGGCAGCCCGGCTCGCACAGGAAGCA GTTTGTTCATCCTGCCAACAAACCGGTGCAATAATGGGCTGTTTCCAGAAGGGCTGTCCCAGAAACTATCACTACAGATGTGCCATTCAGTCAG GCTGCGTCCTCAATGAAGAGAACTTTTCCATGAGATGTACAGAGCACAAG AACAGAGCGTTCACCAGTGTAACCAGACGACACAAGAGATGA